The Shewanella algae DNA segment CGATGTTGAGCTTTTGGGGCCGGCCGGATTGCAACTGCCGGTTACCGTGCGTCAGCCCACAGAAGGCACCACGCAACTCGTGCTGCCCCAGGTGAGTGACTTTGGCAGTTACCGTATCAAGGGCACTGTCTTCAGCACAGACAAGCAGGGAAGGGAGCTGGTGTTGACCCTGCCGGAGCGCTTTTTCAATTTTGTCGAGCCACCCAAGCCGCCACCGAGCGCCGAAGAGATGGCCGCCAGGGCTGCAGCAATAGCAGCCAAAGAAGAAGCGGCGGCCAAACAAAATGCCCTTTACCTGATCATAGGCGGTAACGTCTTGCTGTTACTGTTTGGGGTCGGTGCGATTCTGTTTTGGCGCAAGCGTCAAAGTCTGAAGCAGGCCTTGGCTGCGGCTGAAGAGCAGTTGCTGGCAAAACAGCAGGCAGCGTCCAAGGAAGATGATGTGCAGGAGATTGACCTGACCCTACCCGATGAGGATGAGCGCAAATCCAACTGAACATCTTGATTATCCATGCTTTGCTGTTTTTTTAGCTAATCGGGATCCTCGGGGTAAAAAAGTTGTTGACGCTGACAAGGGGCCTACGTATTATTCCCGGCAACTTGAGTGGAGCGGTAGTTCAGTTGGTTAGAATACCGGCCTGTCACGCCGGGGGTCGCGGGTTCGAGTCCCGTCCGCTCCGCCAGTCAAGTTAACGAATTCAAGCCTTATTGCCCAAGCGATAAGCAAGAGTTTGGAGCGGTAGTTCAGTTGGTTAGAATACCGGCCTGTCACGCCGGGGGTCGCGGGTTCGAGTCCCGTCCGCTCCGCCAAACAAACAAAAAGCCCAGTCAGCAATGACCGGGCTTTTTGTTTTATCTGGTTTCAAGCCGAATCTGGCACATTGCCACAAAAATTTCTGATCCCATCCTCTTTAACTCATATATGCTCATACAGAAACAGCGATTGACTCTGGCGTTGCTCATGCTGTAAAGCTGTTTCGGGTCGCCCGAAAGAAACAAAAAAGGATTCTACTTATGGTTGAAAAAATCACCGCCATGCTGGCGTTGATAGGAGTCTTATCTCTGGCGTGTCAGTGGATTGGCTGGCGGATGCGTCTGCCGGCGATATTGCCGCTGCTGCTTTGTGGTTTGTTGCTGGGTCCCGGGCTGGGTTTACTGGATCCCGATGCGATTTTCGGCGACTTGCTGTTTCCCATCATCTCCCTCGGGGTTGCTGTCATTCTGTTTGAAGGGGCGTTGACGCTCAACTTCAAGGAGATTAAGGACCATGGCCGGATGGTGACGCATTTGGTGTCTGTGGGCGCGCTGATCACCTGGGGCTGCATCGCCTCGGCGGCGCATTTCCTGCTGAGTTTTGATTGGCCGCTGGCACTGTTGTTTGGGGCCTTGGTAGTGGTTACCGGGCCGACTGTGATAGTGCCCATGCTCAGAACCGTTAAGCCCAAGTCTCAGCTGGCGAGCATTCTGCGCTGGGAGGGGATAGTGATAGATCCCATAGGCGCCATGCTGGCGGTGTTGGTGTTTGAGTACATTACTGTCAGTGCTGGGCAGACAGCGCATGTACTGCTGGCACTCGGCTCTATGCTGGGTATTGGCCTTGGGCTTGGTGCCTTGGCCGGTTATCTTGTTGGGCGGGTGCTGAGGAGTAATCTCTTACCCCACTATCTGACCAACACGGCAGTGCTGACCATAATGCTCGGGGTCTTTGTCGGTTCAAACCTATTGCAGGAAGAGTCCGGCCTGTTGACCGTGACAGTAATGGGGATTTGGCTCGCCAATATGCGCGGCGTGGATATTGCCGATATCCTCGAGTTCAAAGAGACGCTCACGGTACTGCTTATCTCGGCGCTGTTTATTTTGCTGGCGGCCAGGTTGGACTCGTCGGCCATGCTGGACCTTGGTCTGGGCGGCCTTGGGGTATTGGCAGTGGTGCTTTTGGTGGCCAGGCCGCTGAGCATTTGGCTCTCGGGTATAGGCACTTCGCTCAGCAGCGCTGAAAAGTGGTTTTTGAGCTGGGTGGCGCCGCGGGGGATAGTGGCGGCGGCCGTGTCATCACTGTTTGCCATCAAGCTGGAAAAGATGGAAGTGCCCGGCGCCGAGACCATAGTGCCACTGGTGTTTTTAATCATCATAGGCACAGTTGTGATCCAGTCGCTCACCGCCAGACGCTGGGCCAGTATTCTTGGGGTGCAGGCAGGCTCTGCCCGCGGCCTGCTGATCTTTGGCGCTTCCAAGTTTTCCCGGGAGCTGGCCAAGGTGCTCAAGAGCAAGGATATCAAGGTGATCCTTGCCGACAGTAACTGGGATAACATTCGTTTGGCGCGGATGGATAATATTCCGGTTTACTTTGGCAACCCGGCCTCGGAGCATGCCGACACCTATCTGGATTTGACCGGCATCGGCAAGGTGTTGATCCTGTCTCCCTATCGTCAGCTCAACCCTGTGGTCTATTTCCATTTCCAGGATATTCTCGGACAGAAGAAGGTTTATGGTCTCAGTAACACGGAAAGCAACGGTACCAGTGCCCGCCATCAATTGTCTGAGTCCTATTTGAAGCGTATGTGCCTATTCGGTGAAACTGTCTCCTACGCCAAACTGGCCAGTTTGATGTCCAAGGGCGGGGTGCTGAAGAGCACTAACCTGACAGAGAGCTTTGGCTACAAAGACTTTTGCCGCCGCTATGGTGAAACTGTGGTGCCCTTGATGTACCTGAAAAATGGTAAGGTCACTATGTTGACCGGCAACACTACAGATTTGCCAAGAGGAATCGAGCTTATCAGCCTGATCCCCAAAGAGGCGCTGGCGGAGGCATCGGCGCTCAAGGAAGCGGAGGAAACCCTCAAGCAGGCAAGGGCTGAAGCCGAGCAAAAGGCCAAGGAGCAGGAAGCGAAAGAACAGCAAGCCGCGCTAACTGAGGCTGAAGTGCAAGACAAAGTGAGCTGTGATAAAGAGGGCGAAGCCGGTGGAAAAGAGAGCGGGAAAGGTAATGGGGAAAACAAGGGGAAAGTTACCGCGTGATCAAATTTGAGCCACGGCGCCGAAAGTAAACGGAAAATACCGGGTCATTAAAACGGCCCGGTATTTTTGTATCACAAGGTTTGGCTATAGAAGATTAATGCAGCATCAAATCTTGAGATGCCGGATTGGCGCTTCCACTAACATGCCTGCTATAGTCCGGGCACCGCAGGCGTTAAAAATCAGCCATCAAAGAGGTGAACCATGTCCGATTTTGCCGTTTCCTCCGAAGCAGAAGCGTTTTCTTTGCAGGAGAGAGAAGCCTTGTACAAGGCGATATTTGCCCGCCGCGATGTACGCAGTCAATTTTTGTCAAAGCCGGTTCCCGAAGAGAGCTTACAGAGGATCCTGGATGCGGCGCACCATGCGCCCAGCGTTGGCTTTATGCAGCCTTGGGACTTTATTCTGGTGCGCAGTGAAGCCAAGCGCCGCGCCATTAAACAGGGGTTTGATGCCGCCAATGCCCGTTCGACGGAACAGTTCAGTGGCGAAAGACGGCTTCATTATCAGCGGTTAAAGCTTGAAGGTATTCTTGAGGCGCCTTTGGGGATCTGTGTGACCTGCGATCCCAGCCGCACCGGGCCTGTGGTACTTGGCCGCACCATCAAGCCGGAAATGGACAACTACAGTGCAGTTTGCGCGGTGCAAAATCTGTGGCTCGCCGCCAGAGCCGAAGGCCTGGGTGTGGGCTGGGTCAGTATTCTTGATGATGAAGTGCTGCGTGAGACCTTGGGGATACCTGAGGAGATAAGAATTATCGCTTATTTGTGTCTGGGGCGGGTGAGCGCTTTCAACGATACCCCTGAGCTTGAGCGCAAAGGCTGGTTGCCCCGGCGACCACTTGAGTTGGCGGTCCATGAAGATGGCTGGCAGGCTGCGCAGCAGCAACAAACCGATGAACTGCTGGCCGAATTCTTGCGCCAAAGAGAGCGCCAAAGCGGAAAATGACATCTCATTCTATAGAAACAGTTGAGCTAAGCGCAGATATGAGCTCAAGGCAAGGATGAAATGGCAGAGCGGTAAGGTCGGTGAAAAATAGGTGGATATAGCTACAAGAAGATAAGCACAGAGAAGATAGAGACATAAAAGATAGACACATAAAAGTGATCAAGTCTGCCTCGCCATAAAAGAAAAGGAGACT contains these protein-coding regions:
- a CDS encoding cation:proton antiporter; this translates as MVEKITAMLALIGVLSLACQWIGWRMRLPAILPLLLCGLLLGPGLGLLDPDAIFGDLLFPIISLGVAVILFEGALTLNFKEIKDHGRMVTHLVSVGALITWGCIASAAHFLLSFDWPLALLFGALVVVTGPTVIVPMLRTVKPKSQLASILRWEGIVIDPIGAMLAVLVFEYITVSAGQTAHVLLALGSMLGIGLGLGALAGYLVGRVLRSNLLPHYLTNTAVLTIMLGVFVGSNLLQEESGLLTVTVMGIWLANMRGVDIADILEFKETLTVLLISALFILLAARLDSSAMLDLGLGGLGVLAVVLLVARPLSIWLSGIGTSLSSAEKWFLSWVAPRGIVAAAVSSLFAIKLEKMEVPGAETIVPLVFLIIIGTVVIQSLTARRWASILGVQAGSARGLLIFGASKFSRELAKVLKSKDIKVILADSNWDNIRLARMDNIPVYFGNPASEHADTYLDLTGIGKVLILSPYRQLNPVVYFHFQDILGQKKVYGLSNTESNGTSARHQLSESYLKRMCLFGETVSYAKLASLMSKGGVLKSTNLTESFGYKDFCRRYGETVVPLMYLKNGKVTMLTGNTTDLPRGIELISLIPKEALAEASALKEAEETLKQARAEAEQKAKEQEAKEQQAALTEAEVQDKVSCDKEGEAGGKESGKGNGENKGKVTA
- the bluB gene encoding 5,6-dimethylbenzimidazole synthase produces the protein MSDFAVSSEAEAFSLQEREALYKAIFARRDVRSQFLSKPVPEESLQRILDAAHHAPSVGFMQPWDFILVRSEAKRRAIKQGFDAANARSTEQFSGERRLHYQRLKLEGILEAPLGICVTCDPSRTGPVVLGRTIKPEMDNYSAVCAVQNLWLAARAEGLGVGWVSILDDEVLRETLGIPEEIRIIAYLCLGRVSAFNDTPELERKGWLPRRPLELAVHEDGWQAAQQQQTDELLAEFLRQRERQSGK